A single Caldibacillus debilis DSM 16016 DNA region contains:
- the tilS gene encoding tRNA lysidine(34) synthetase TilS gives MSSLEKKVIDFIRRHDLIKRGSRLLIGVSGGPDSLALLYFFVRRRNDWRLTLSAAHVDHMFRKESLEEMKYVEEICRQWEVPFFGKRIDVPAEVEKRKGNPQDLARQMRYAFFREVMEKNGIETLALAHHGDDQMETMLMRMTRGSGVDAAAGMRVQRDFAGGRIIRPFLCVTKEEIEAYCRKNGLQPVYDPSNEKEIYTRNRFRKHVLPFLKAEDRHVHDHFQRLSEFLHEDFDYLETLAKKEMKKIITNNNKERIGIKIPDLLRLPRPLQRRGISIVLGHFRKDGQPSPFSIRHIEAILDLIGGPRPSGELNLPGGLTVTRVYDRCIFHYGFPQETYCFEWNPTEKLALPNGGELYSGRPVKSAALSEKEYFFLDWNNTALPLYVRTRREGDRIRQKGSGGTKKVKEIFIEAKIPIHERNVWPIVTDAAGEILWIPGLKKSSREASGEDGENATVLIYRRNTTTREEKMDESRH, from the coding sequence ATGAGCAGTTTGGAAAAAAAGGTCATCGATTTCATCCGTCGCCATGATTTGATAAAAAGGGGCAGCCGCCTGCTGATCGGCGTTTCCGGCGGCCCCGATTCCCTGGCCTTGTTATATTTTTTTGTCCGGCGGCGAAACGATTGGCGGTTGACCCTTTCCGCCGCCCATGTCGACCACATGTTCCGCAAGGAATCGTTGGAAGAAATGAAATATGTGGAAGAAATTTGCCGCCAATGGGAGGTTCCCTTTTTCGGAAAGCGGATCGACGTGCCTGCGGAGGTCGAAAAGAGAAAAGGGAATCCCCAGGATTTGGCCAGGCAGATGCGCTACGCTTTTTTCCGGGAAGTCATGGAAAAAAACGGGATTGAAACCCTTGCCCTGGCCCACCACGGGGATGACCAGATGGAAACGATGCTGATGAGGATGACCAGGGGGAGCGGCGTGGATGCCGCGGCGGGCATGCGGGTGCAACGGGATTTCGCCGGCGGCCGGATCATCCGTCCTTTTTTATGCGTCACGAAGGAAGAAATCGAAGCGTATTGCCGGAAAAACGGCCTACAGCCGGTCTATGACCCGAGCAATGAAAAGGAAATCTACACGAGGAACCGCTTCCGGAAGCACGTTCTCCCTTTCCTGAAAGCGGAGGACCGCCACGTCCACGACCATTTTCAACGGCTGAGCGAGTTTCTCCATGAGGATTTTGATTATTTGGAAACATTGGCGAAAAAGGAAATGAAAAAAATCATAACGAATAATAATAAGGAGAGAATCGGGATCAAAATCCCCGACCTGCTCAGATTGCCCAGACCTTTGCAAAGAAGGGGCATTTCCATCGTGCTCGGCCATTTCCGGAAAGACGGTCAACCGTCCCCCTTTTCCATTCGCCATATCGAGGCGATTTTGGATCTGATCGGCGGCCCGCGGCCGTCGGGCGAGCTGAACTTGCCCGGCGGGCTGACGGTGACCCGCGTCTATGACCGGTGTATCTTTCACTACGGATTTCCCCAGGAAACTTATTGCTTCGAATGGAATCCCACGGAAAAACTCGCTTTGCCGAACGGCGGCGAACTTTATTCCGGACGGCCGGTAAAATCCGCCGCCCTTTCGGAAAAGGAATATTTTTTTCTTGATTGGAACAATACGGCCCTGCCGTTATACGTGAGGACGAGAAGGGAAGGAGACCGCATCCGGCAAAAGGGGAGCGGGGGAACAAAAAAGGTAAAGGAAATTTTCATCGAGGCGAAAATTCCGATTCACGAACGGAACGTTTGGCCGATTGTCACGGACGCCGCCGGAGAGATCCTCTGGATCCCCGGATTGAAAAAATCGTCCCGTGAGGCTTCCGGAGAGGATGGAGAAAATGCCACGGTTCTGATCTATAGAAGGAATACGACCACCAGGGAGGAAAAAATGGATGAATCAAGACATTGA
- a CDS encoding protein kinase domain-containing protein has protein sequence MMKEPLKNPFSLAGETIAGKWHKNRYVLKKPLGRGANGVVFLAAALGSGREVAVKMSGDNGTIISEVNVLKSLAKARGSILGPSLLDVDDWVRDGETVPFYVMEYIRGTHFLTFLKQRGYAWLPVLMIQLLTHLEGLHQNGWVFGDLKPDNLIVTDSPVKLRCIDVGGTTMQGRAIKEFTEFFDRGYWGLGNRKAEPAYDLFSVAMIIINAYYPERFPKREGGLGQLKKAIRDKEGLRRYESPLIRALTGQYAAAGEMKRDLYALYGQERRPGERRRSQGANPAKTGDGKKGRMWETVIVVLLILGVYALYIFQQIQP, from the coding sequence ATGATGAAGGAACCTTTGAAGAATCCGTTTAGCTTGGCCGGCGAAACGATTGCGGGGAAATGGCATAAAAACCGTTACGTATTGAAAAAACCGTTGGGGCGGGGAGCCAACGGGGTCGTGTTTTTGGCGGCGGCATTGGGGAGCGGCCGGGAAGTGGCCGTAAAAATGAGCGGGGACAACGGCACGATCATTTCCGAAGTCAATGTTTTGAAAAGTCTTGCCAAGGCCCGGGGTTCGATCCTCGGGCCTTCGTTATTGGACGTGGACGATTGGGTGCGGGATGGGGAAACGGTCCCCTTTTATGTGATGGAATACATCCGCGGCACCCATTTTTTAACCTTTTTAAAACAGCGGGGTTATGCCTGGCTTCCCGTCCTGATGATCCAGCTGTTGACCCATTTGGAAGGGTTGCATCAGAACGGCTGGGTATTCGGCGATTTAAAGCCGGACAATTTGATCGTCACCGATTCCCCGGTAAAGCTGCGATGCATCGATGTCGGCGGGACCACGATGCAAGGAAGGGCGATCAAGGAATTCACCGAGTTTTTTGACCGAGGCTATTGGGGCTTGGGAAACCGGAAGGCGGAACCCGCCTACGACCTCTTTTCCGTTGCCATGATCATCATCAATGCCTATTACCCGGAACGTTTTCCGAAACGGGAAGGGGGACTCGGGCAATTGAAAAAGGCCATCCGGGATAAGGAAGGATTGCGGCGATATGAATCGCCGCTGATCCGCGCCCTGACCGGACAGTATGCGGCGGCGGGGGAAATGAAAAGGGACTTGTATGCCCTTTACGGCCAAGAACGGCGACCGGGGGAAAGGCGAAGAAGCCAAGGGGCGAATCCGGCAAAAACGGGGGACGGGAAAAAGGGCCGGATGTGGGAGACGGTCATCGTCGTCCTGCTCATCCTCGGCGTCTATGCCCTGTATATTTTTCAGCAGATCCAGCCGTGA
- a CDS encoding VWA domain-containing protein translates to MRPGTIKQILLITDGCSNQGEDPVAMAALAREHGITVNVIGVMENDVIDDQGMREIEGIAANGGGISQIVYAKQLAQTVQMVTRKAMTQTIQGIVNSEIQQILGRDVTMEDLPPEKRSEIMEVVDELNETANLEVLILVDTSASMKYKLPTVKEALLDLSLSLNSRAGNNLFSLFIFPGKKNGIEKLLDWTPKMESINMLLPKLASKGMTPTGPAIREAIGQFNRKRSLIRGLLTRNDEGTFEESV, encoded by the coding sequence TTGAGACCGGGAACGATCAAACAAATCCTTTTGATTACGGACGGCTGTTCGAACCAGGGCGAAGACCCGGTCGCCATGGCCGCGTTGGCCCGCGAACACGGGATTACGGTCAATGTGATCGGGGTGATGGAAAACGATGTGATCGACGATCAGGGAATGCGGGAAATTGAAGGCATCGCGGCAAACGGCGGCGGGATCAGCCAGATCGTTTACGCGAAACAGCTGGCCCAGACGGTGCAGATGGTGACGAGGAAGGCGATGACGCAAACGATCCAGGGGATCGTCAACAGCGAAATCCAGCAGATTTTGGGACGGGATGTGACGATGGAAGATCTTCCCCCCGAAAAGCGGAGCGAGATCATGGAAGTCGTGGATGAATTGAATGAAACGGCCAATCTGGAAGTGCTCATCTTGGTCGATACGAGCGCCAGCATGAAATACAAACTGCCGACCGTCAAGGAAGCCTTGCTCGATCTCTCGTTGAGCCTGAATTCACGGGCAGGAAATAATCTCTTTTCCCTCTTTATATTTCCCGGGAAAAAGAACGGAATCGAAAAACTGCTGGATTGGACGCCGAAAATGGAATCGATCAACATGCTGCTGCCGAAGCTGGCATCGAAGGGCATGACGCCGACGGGGCCGGCGATCCGGGAGGCGATCGGGCAATTTAACCGAAAACGCTCATTGATAAGGGGTTTGTTGACGCGAAATGATGAAGGAACCTTTGAAGAATCCGTTTAG
- the spoIIE gene encoding stage II sporulation protein E — MENTGKQWIAPVPDGKFFDLRQSLRLSEAYLVNKIKEIFLKRGILLFILGFLLGRAFILSELAPFSLPFLAAISVFQAARLPLVFIGVESGALSVSVIHAITLLGSIFFFFILKKMTRPLTKENILWTPGLVFVSLFAGKLIVDAVKNGGVLPFYFLMAAVEAGLGFVLTYIFLQAIPLFAAGRRRQPYKTEEIVCMIILFASMLTGMIDWKMDGLSVANIFARYLILIFSFTAGAAIGSTVGVVTGLIFGLADIGMFSEMSLLAFAGLLGGLLKDGKRFGVAAGLFIATMLIGVYRLDDHGLSVTLYESAAAIMLFFMTPKSFTAFLAKNIPGTPEHALEQQQYLRNMRDVTAKRVEQYSSIFLALAKSFGKQERNEERDEEVDYFLSNVTENSCQTCFKKEQCWVKDFHKTYGLMKTMMNELNEEKAVRKKIRREWDRHCIKSGKVLDLMQKELHFYQANQKLKKQVWETRKLVADQLYGVSKVMGNFALEIQKERENLDKQEEQIFDCLKNFGIDVGDVEIYSLEEGNVDIDITIPYCDGMGQNEKLIAPLLSDILGETIIVYSENCPHVRHEYCKATFRSAKAYVVETGVAHAAYDGGFLSGDSFSMIELGRGKLALAISDGMGNGEKAHRESQETLDLLKKILQSGIDEEVAIKSINSVLSLRTTDEIFATLDLAMIDLQDARAKFIKIGSSPSFIKRGDRVIKVQASNLPIGIVQDFEVDVVSEQLKAEDLLIMLTDGVLDDPQAAENGEAWLKRRLAEMETDDPQAVADLLLEDVIRQRSGKILDDMTIVVAKIKHNNPKWKSIPFHSYKTEKGA, encoded by the coding sequence ATGGAAAATACAGGAAAACAATGGATCGCGCCGGTTCCGGATGGGAAGTTTTTTGATCTGCGGCAGTCTTTGCGGCTTTCGGAAGCCTATTTGGTGAACAAGATCAAGGAGATCTTTTTAAAGAGGGGGATATTGCTGTTCATCCTGGGTTTCCTGCTGGGAAGGGCGTTTATCTTATCCGAGCTCGCCCCGTTCAGTCTGCCTTTTTTGGCGGCGATCTCCGTTTTCCAGGCCGCCCGCTTGCCCCTCGTTTTCATCGGCGTCGAAAGCGGGGCGCTGTCCGTATCCGTGATCCATGCCATCACCCTGTTGGGAAGCATTTTTTTCTTTTTCATCCTGAAAAAAATGACCCGTCCGTTGACGAAGGAAAACATCCTTTGGACGCCCGGCCTCGTATTCGTTTCCCTCTTTGCCGGCAAGCTGATCGTCGATGCGGTGAAAAACGGCGGGGTGCTGCCCTTTTATTTCCTGATGGCCGCGGTGGAGGCCGGGCTCGGTTTCGTGCTAACCTATATCTTTCTCCAGGCGATCCCCCTGTTTGCAGCCGGGCGGCGGCGGCAGCCTTACAAAACGGAGGAGATCGTGTGCATGATCATCCTGTTCGCCTCCATGCTGACGGGGATGATCGACTGGAAAATGGATGGGCTGTCCGTCGCCAATATCTTTGCCCGTTATCTCATTTTAATTTTTTCCTTTACTGCCGGAGCCGCCATCGGCTCGACGGTCGGGGTCGTCACCGGCCTGATATTCGGCTTGGCCGATATCGGCATGTTTTCGGAAATGAGCCTTTTGGCCTTCGCCGGGCTGTTGGGCGGGCTGCTGAAGGATGGAAAACGGTTCGGGGTTGCCGCCGGACTGTTCATCGCCACGATGCTGATCGGGGTTTACCGTTTGGACGATCACGGCCTTTCCGTTACATTATACGAATCTGCCGCGGCGATTATGCTCTTTTTCATGACGCCGAAAAGTTTCACCGCTTTTCTGGCCAAAAATATTCCCGGGACCCCCGAGCACGCCTTGGAACAACAGCAATATTTGCGGAACATGCGGGATGTGACCGCAAAACGGGTGGAACAGTATTCGTCCATCTTCCTGGCGCTGGCCAAAAGCTTCGGAAAACAGGAACGGAACGAGGAAAGGGACGAGGAAGTCGATTATTTCTTGAGCAACGTGACGGAGAACTCCTGCCAGACCTGTTTTAAAAAGGAACAATGCTGGGTGAAGGATTTTCATAAAACCTATGGTTTAATGAAAACGATGATGAATGAACTGAATGAGGAGAAGGCGGTCCGGAAAAAGATCCGCCGGGAATGGGACAGGCATTGCATCAAGAGCGGCAAAGTGCTGGACCTGATGCAAAAGGAACTTCATTTCTATCAGGCGAATCAAAAATTGAAAAAGCAGGTCTGGGAAACGAGAAAGCTGGTGGCGGACCAGTTATACGGGGTGTCCAAAGTGATGGGGAATTTCGCCCTGGAAATCCAGAAGGAAAGGGAGAATCTCGACAAGCAGGAAGAACAGATCTTCGATTGCCTGAAAAATTTCGGGATTGACGTCGGCGATGTGGAGATATACAGCCTCGAGGAGGGGAATGTGGATATCGACATTACCATCCCCTATTGCGACGGGATGGGGCAAAACGAAAAACTTATCGCCCCCCTCCTTTCCGACATCTTGGGGGAAACGATCATCGTCTATTCGGAAAATTGCCCCCATGTCCGCCACGAATATTGCAAGGCCACCTTTCGTTCGGCAAAGGCCTATGTGGTGGAAACGGGGGTCGCCCATGCGGCGTATGACGGGGGGTTCTTATCGGGAGACAGCTTTTCGATGATCGAATTGGGCAGGGGAAAACTGGCCTTGGCCATCTCGGACGGCATGGGAAACGGGGAGAAGGCTCACCGGGAAAGCCAGGAGACGCTGGATTTATTGAAGAAAATCTTGCAGTCCGGAATCGACGAGGAGGTCGCCATAAAGTCCATCAATTCCGTTCTCAGCTTGAGGACGACGGATGAAATTTTCGCCACGCTGGATCTGGCGATGATCGATTTGCAGGATGCGCGGGCGAAATTTATCAAAATCGGTTCATCCCCCAGCTTCATAAAGCGGGGGGACCGGGTGATCAAGGTCCAGGCCAGCAATTTGCCGATCGGCATCGTCCAGGATTTTGAAGTGGATGTGGTCAGCGAACAATTGAAAGCGGAAGATTTGTTGATCATGCTGACCGACGGGGTATTGGACGATCCGCAGGCGGCCGAAAACGGGGAGGCCTGGTTGAAAAGGAGGCTTGCCGAAATGGAAACCGACGATCCCCAGGCGGTGGCCGATTTGCTGCTGGAGGATGTCATCCGGCAACGAAGCGGCAAGATTTTGGACGATATGACGATCGTGGTGGCGAAAATCAAGCATAACAATCCGAAGTGGAAGTCGATTCCTTTCCATTCCTATAAAACCGAAAAAGGGGCGTGA
- a CDS encoding S1 domain-containing RNA-binding protein: MSIEVGSKLQGKVTGITKFGAFIELPEGVTGLVHISEVADTYVKDIHDYLKIGDQVEVKVLHVEKNGKIALSIRKAKEKASGSGNHHKRMMDRAAKESFEQKIARFLKESEDRLASLKRHNESRRGGRGGRRG; this comes from the coding sequence ATGTCAATTGAAGTAGGCAGCAAGTTGCAAGGAAAGGTTACGGGTATTACCAAATTCGGAGCGTTTATCGAGCTGCCGGAGGGAGTAACGGGTCTTGTCCACATCAGCGAAGTGGCCGACACGTATGTGAAGGATATCCACGACTATTTGAAGATCGGCGATCAAGTGGAAGTGAAGGTCCTGCATGTGGAAAAGAACGGAAAAATCGCCTTGTCGATCCGGAAGGCGAAGGAAAAGGCATCCGGTTCCGGAAATCATCACAAAAGGATGATGGATCGGGCAGCGAAAGAAAGTTTCGAACAAAAGATCGCCCGCTTCTTAAAGGAAAGCGAAGACCGGCTGGCTTCGCTGAAACGCCACAACGAATCGAGAAGAGGGGGAAGGGGCGGACGGAGAGGGTAA
- a CDS encoding FtsB family cell division protein — translation MAIKNERARQKIRQSYLNHEQVKKKIYERRRKLLIRRLTAFFAVAFVVLYFYSSALISQSELLDSKRKELEAAEKQYEQLKDRQAVLKDEIKKLQDEEYIGKFARKEYFLSGENEIIFAPPDEEKDE, via the coding sequence ATGGCGATCAAAAACGAAAGGGCGAGGCAGAAAATCAGGCAATCCTACCTGAACCACGAGCAGGTCAAGAAAAAGATCTACGAGCGGAGAAGGAAATTGTTGATCCGGCGGTTAACGGCATTTTTCGCCGTCGCATTCGTCGTGCTGTACTTTTATTCTTCGGCGCTCATTTCCCAGTCCGAACTGCTGGACAGCAAGAGGAAGGAATTGGAGGCTGCGGAAAAACAATATGAACAGCTGAAGGATCGCCAGGCGGTTTTGAAGGATGAGATCAAAAAATTGCAGGATGAGGAATATATCGGGAAATTCGCCCGGAAGGAATACTTTTTGTCCGGGGAGAACGAGATCATCTTCGCTCCGCCAGATGAAGAAAAGGACGAATAG
- the yabQ gene encoding spore cortex biosynthesis protein YabQ codes for MSLSEQLQTMAAMVALGNWLGASFDTYSRIMGQKKRMAFLVFVNDILFWLIQAFLAFSILYAINEGEVRFYVFLAILLGFSMYQSLFKSLYLFLLNRIIALGKRMFRFFGRVFRLLVAAPVRWIFRLAAAVLFFLYALVRRLLILVGKLLFAVAKVLFFPFQKLFRKLWLSVPGSIKIRTEKTLHYTAGFFKKIWNLFH; via the coding sequence ATGAGCCTTTCCGAACAATTGCAGACGATGGCCGCCATGGTCGCCCTCGGAAACTGGCTCGGCGCCTCCTTTGATACGTACAGCCGGATCATGGGGCAAAAAAAGCGGATGGCCTTCCTCGTTTTTGTCAATGATATTCTCTTTTGGCTCATCCAAGCCTTCCTCGCCTTTTCCATCCTTTATGCCATCAATGAAGGGGAAGTCCGTTTTTATGTTTTCCTGGCCATCCTGCTGGGGTTTTCCATGTACCAGAGCCTGTTCAAAAGCCTGTATCTTTTTTTGCTCAATCGAATCATCGCCTTGGGAAAGCGGATGTTCCGATTTTTCGGACGGGTTTTCCGCCTTCTCGTCGCCGCTCCGGTGCGATGGATTTTCCGGCTTGCGGCCGCCGTCCTTTTCTTCCTGTACGCTCTGGTCCGCCGCCTGCTGATCCTGGTCGGCAAACTGCTTTTTGCGGTTGCGAAGGTCCTTTTCTTTCCCTTTCAAAAGCTTTTCCGAAAATTATGGCTTTCTGTTCCCGGTTCGATTAAAATAAGAACTGAAAAAACCCTTCATTATACGGCAGGATTTTTTAAAAAGATATGGAATTTATTCCATTGA
- the yabP gene encoding sporulation protein YabP, producing MNQYYNQSENQRQTAEHDVILRGRKSLDITGVKQVESFDNEEFLLETVMGFLAIRGQNLQMKNLDVDKGVVSIKGKIFDLAYLEEHQGDKAKGFFSKLFK from the coding sequence ATGAACCAGTACTATAATCAATCGGAAAACCAGCGGCAGACGGCGGAACATGACGTGATTTTGCGGGGGCGCAAAAGTTTGGACATAACGGGCGTCAAACAGGTGGAAAGCTTCGACAACGAGGAGTTTTTGCTGGAAACGGTCATGGGGTTTTTGGCCATCCGCGGCCAAAATCTGCAAATGAAAAATTTGGACGTGGACAAAGGCGTCGTGTCGATAAAGGGAAAGATTTTTGACCTCGCCTATTTGGAGGAGCATCAGGGGGACAAGGCTAAAGGATTCTTTAGCAAGTTGTTCAAATGA